The following is a genomic window from Aquificota bacterium.
TCCAGAAAGCCCATTGGCAAAGCTTCATGTGCTTAACACAGAAAGGACCATACTTGGATATCTACTAAACTGGATAAACTTTGACAAGCTTATAGAGGAGAAAACAAGGGAGCTTGATAGGTTATACCTTCTTTTGGAGACTTCCGAGTATGCTACACAGGCATACAACAACATAGACACCTTTTCAAAGCAGGTGCTTGAAAGGCTTGATTATATTCTCAACATGGATGGGAGTGTTTTTTATATGTGGAACAAGAACGCAGAACTTCCAGAAAGGATAGTATTTTCCAGCGGCTTCTTGGCGAACTTCCCAGACATAAAAACTTATGAGCTTTTAAAGGAGGTTATAGAAAGCTCAGAAATGTATGGGATGGATAGGGATTACATGTATTGTAAGTTTGAGGAGAATTTTTACCAATCTGGTATGGTGGGGCTTAGAAGAGGAAGGAGCTTTGATAAGGAGGAACTGCTCTTTTTCAAAACAGTGGGCAACCAGCTCTTTCATGTGGTAAGGCTTATGAAGGTAATAGAAGACCTTCAAAAGGCACAAGCAAGCATAAGGTTGCTAACTGAATACGACCCTCTTACCATGCTCTATAACCGAAAAAGCTTTGAAAAGATCTTTGAAAGGGAGATAGAAAGGACAAGCAGGTCTGGGGGGCCTTTATGTCTTCTATTTATGGATGTGGATAACCTTAGGGTTATAAACAACACTTATGGATACTTTGTTGGAGATTTGGCGCTCAAGCATGTTGCAGAGCTTATAAAAAGAAAAACAAGAAAGTTTGATATTGCTGGCAGATTGGGAGCTGACGAGTTTGGCATATTGCTTCCAAGAACAAACAAGATGACTGCAGAGTCCATTGCAGAAAGGCTAAGACAAGAAATTGCAGATACGCCACTTGTGGTTGGAAAGGATAAAATACATGTAAGCATAAGCGTGGGTATAGTGTGTTATCCCTTTGATGCAGAGAAAAAAGAAGAGATCTTTTCCCTTGGTGAGGCTCTTATAGCTCTAATAAAGAGGGAGGGCAAGGGCAAGGTAAAGAAGGTGGAAGAGCCTATAAGTAAGATGCTTCCTGCCCTTAGAAAGGTTGAGAAGGAAATATTAGAGGCTTTTGAAAAGAGAGCTGTTGATGTACTTTTCCAAGAGATATTAAATGTACATACTAATACTGTGGAGGGTTTTGAGGCGCTTATGAGGTTATATGTGGATGGTGGCTTTTTGCCTGCGGGAGACTTTATACGTAGGGCGGAGGAGATGGGAGTAATACGTGAATTGGATAAAATAATGGTGGAAAAGATTTTTGAAGGCGCATCTAGATTTAAGAATAAGGATTTCTTCCTGTTTGTAAACCTCTCCCCGCAAAACCTTACGGAGGATTATATGAAATGGGTTGTAAGTATGGTGGAAAAGTATGGTATAAAGTCAAGCAGGTTGGTTTTTGAAATAACGGAAAGGGAAGCCATACAGGATATAGTGGAGGTCGGCAACTTTATAAAAGGTATGAAGGAGTTTGGTTTTAAGTTTGCCATTGATGACTTTGGCTCAGGCTATGCGAGCTTCATTTACCTTAAATACCTACAGGTGGACTTTCTTAAGATTGAAGGAGAGTTTATAAAAAGTGTAAAAGATTCTGTGATTGATAGAGGATTTGTGAAAAGTATAGCGGATATTGCCAAAGCACTGGGTATAAAAACCATAGCGGAGCAGGTGGAAGATGAGGAAACTCTCAATATACTCCTTAGCCTTGGAGTGGACTATGCACAGGGCTATTACATAGGCAGGCCTGCACCCATGGAGGAAAAGATTAAGGCTTACTTTTCCAAAGAAACAGACCAATAATTTGAAAGACTAAATTTATGGAGAAAACCATCAAGGTTGTATATATGGTAGCCTTATACCAAAAGTCCATAGGGTAAACCCTAAGTAGCATATCCTCATCTCTAAACCTCCAAGAGTAAGGGTCAAAGAAAAGGTTATGAAAGGCAACAAAGAGCCACTCATAGTTTGTCAAAGAAACAAAAAACACAAAAAGGGCAAAAAGCTCCAAAAGTAAAGCTCCAAAGAAAAGCACCTTTCCCATCTCTTTTAAATTTCTCAAACTAAGGAAAAGCAAAAACCACACTGGAAGGCCAATGTATAAAAAACCGAAGAAAAAGCCCAAAAGCCTTTTTACATCCTCCATATGCTTTATCTCTCTGTAGTTAAAAAGCCCAGAGTTTTTAAAGTCTTCCATACCCTTATCCGATAGCACAGACCTTAGCCCAAGCTTTGCTATGTTTAACCTCTGTTCGTAAGGCATAGGGTCTGGAGGGAGGACTACCCTTGGATAAAGGAAGTCTACAAAGGCCTCTGTAAAGCTAAGCCTAACACAGAGTAAGGTTAAAAGCACAGGAAAGAGAAGTATAAGAAGGGCTTTTATGGGTTTCATATTTTGGCTGGTGCAATTGCGGTTCTCCTGTCCCACATCACAAGGCCTATGAGAATGCCCATACCGCTGAAGAGGATACCAAAGCCCCAGAGCATAAAGGTTTGAAGATTGTCAATCTGTTTTTGGAGATTTTCATTCTGCTTTTGCATTATAAACTTAAGGTCATCAACCTGTTTTTGTAGTGCCTTTTGACCCTCTTCAAGCCTAATAAGCCTATCCCTATCCTCTTGGGTAAAAGGCACCTCACGGGAGAATGAAAAGGCGGTTAAAAGTAAAACGGCTAAGAAAAATTTCTTCATATCTTAAATTATATGCCAAAGGGGCGGGTGGCTCTAAGCCACCCAATTAGGTCAATACCCTCTTGTGTTGGTAGGTCCCGCATGGCAGGCAATACAGGACTTTTGATTTCCAACCACTTTGACCAAGCCAA
Proteins encoded in this region:
- a CDS encoding TIGR01906 family membrane protein, with amino-acid sequence MKPIKALLILLFPVLLTLLCVRLSFTEAFVDFLYPRVVLPPDPMPYEQRLNIAKLGLRSVLSDKGMEDFKNSGLFNYREIKHMEDVKRLLGFFFGFLYIGLPVWFLLFLSLRNLKEMGKVLFFGALLLELFALFVFFVSLTNYEWLFVAFHNLFFDPYSWRFRDEDMLLRVYPMDFWYKATIYTTLMVFSINLVFQIIGLFLWKSKP
- a CDS encoding bifunctional diguanylate cyclase/phosphodiesterase — encoded protein: MIGILKDILRIKPIKEGSLYLLKLEHGFRYLIKALFLYDLEKGKPVAIVYGPERSDVPIIDTSSIKKLIKDFGGQYFHKNVHYNLYENYLIVSLLKAYPESPLAKLHVLNTERTILGYLLNWINFDKLIEEKTRELDRLYLLLETSEYATQAYNNIDTFSKQVLERLDYILNMDGSVFYMWNKNAELPERIVFSSGFLANFPDIKTYELLKEVIESSEMYGMDRDYMYCKFEENFYQSGMVGLRRGRSFDKEELLFFKTVGNQLFHVVRLMKVIEDLQKAQASIRLLTEYDPLTMLYNRKSFEKIFEREIERTSRSGGPLCLLFMDVDNLRVINNTYGYFVGDLALKHVAELIKRKTRKFDIAGRLGADEFGILLPRTNKMTAESIAERLRQEIADTPLVVGKDKIHVSISVGIVCYPFDAEKKEEIFSLGEALIALIKREGKGKVKKVEEPISKMLPALRKVEKEILEAFEKRAVDVLFQEILNVHTNTVEGFEALMRLYVDGGFLPAGDFIRRAEEMGVIRELDKIMVEKIFEGASRFKNKDFFLFVNLSPQNLTEDYMKWVVSMVEKYGIKSSRLVFEITEREAIQDIVEVGNFIKGMKEFGFKFAIDDFGSGYASFIYLKYLQVDFLKIEGEFIKSVKDSVIDRGFVKSIADIAKALGIKTIAEQVEDEETLNILLSLGVDYAQGYYIGRPAPMEEKIKAYFSKETDQ